The Euwallacea fornicatus isolate EFF26 unplaced genomic scaffold, ASM4011564v1 scaffold_49, whole genome shotgun sequence genome includes the window aattcaacaagatgcagtcacgatgtgttgtgacatcttcaaaatctcgttgaggtgattaatttgacactctgtttaacaaatttggtcctcatttgccgaagttatcgagcttcaaagtttgaaaagtcacaaaatatgtgtgtttgagcacataaagtactatttttcttggaaattcaacaagatgcaatcatgatgtgttgtgacatcttcaaaatctcgttgaggtgattactttgacaatttgtttaagaaatttggtccacatttgccgaagttatcgagcttcaaagtttgaaaagtcatacaagtggtgtgtttgagcacataaagtactatttttctaggaaattcaacaagatgcaatcatgatgtgttgtgacatattcaaaatctcgtcgcgctgattaatttgacactttggttaacaaatttggtacacatttgccaaagttatcgagcttcaaagtttgaaaagtcacaaaatatgtgtgtttgagtacataaagtactatttttcttggaagttcaacaagatacaatcacaatgtgttgtgacatcttcataatctcgttgaggtgattaatttgacactctgtttaacaaatttggtcttcatttgccaaagttatcgagcttcaaagtttgaaaagtcacaaaatatgtgtgtttgagcacataaagtactatttttcttggaaattcaacaagatgcaatcatgaattgttgtgttattttaaagacctcgtcgagctgattaatttgacactttgtttaacaaatttgttcctcatttgccgaagtcatcgagcttcaaaatttgaaaagtcacaaaatatgtgtgtttgagcacataaagtactatttttcttggaaattcaacaagatgcagtcacgatgtgttgtgacatcttcaaaatctcgttgaggtgattaatttgacactctgtttaacaaatttggtcctcatttgccgaagttatcgagcttcaaagtttgaaaagtcacaaaatatgtgtgtttgagcacataaagtactatttttcttggaaattcaacaagatgcaatcatgatgtgttgtgacatcttcaaaatctcgttgaggtgattaatttgacactctggttaacaaatttggtacacatttgccaaagttatcgagcttcaaaatttgaaaagtcacaaaatatgtgtgtttgagcacataaagtactatttttcttggaagttcaacaagatgcaatcacgatgtgttgtgacatcttcataatctcgttgaggtgattaatttgacactctgtttaacaaatatggtcttcatttgccgaagttatcgagcttcaaagtttgaaaagtcatacaagttgtgtgtttgagcacataaagtactatttttgttggaagatcaagaagatgtaataatgatgtgttatgacatcttcaaaatctcgttgaggtgattactttgacaatttgtttaagaaatttgttcctcatttgccgaagttatcgagcttcaaagtttgaaaagtcatacaagttgtgtgtttgagcacataaagtactatttttcctggaaattcaacaagatgcaatcatgatgtgttgtgacatcttcaaaatctcgttgaggtgattaatttgacactctgtttaacaaatttggtcctcatttgccgaagttatcgagcttcaaagtttgaaaagtcatacaagttgtgtgtttgagcacataaagtactatttttcttggaagttcaacaagatgcaattacgatgtgttgtgacatcttcaaaatctcgttgaggtgattaatttgacactctgtttaacaaatttggtctacatttgccgaagctatcgagctacaaagtttgaaaagtcacaaaagttgtgtgtttgagcacataaagtactatttttcttggaagatcaataagatgtaataatgatgtgttatgacatcttcaaaatctcatcgagctgattaatttgacactttggttaacaaatttggtacacatttgccaaagttatcgagcttcaaagtttgaaaagtcacaaaatatatgtgtttgagcacataaagtactatttttcttggaagatcaataagatgtaataatgatgtgttgtgacatcttcaaaatctcgtcgagctgattaatttgacactttggttaacaaatttggtacacatttgccaaagttatcgagcttcaaagtttgaaaagtcacaaaatatgtgtgtttgagcacataaagtactatttttcttggaagttcaacaagatgcaatcacgatgtgttgtgacatcttcataatctcgttgaggtgattaatttgacactctgtttaacaaatttggtcttcatttgccaaagttaccgagcttcaaagtttgaaaagtcacaaaatatgtgtgtttgagcacataaagtactatttttcttggaaaatcaacaagatgcaatcatgaattgttgtgttattttaaagacctggtcgagctgattaatatgacactttgtttaacaaatttgttcctcatttgccgaagtcatcgagcttcaaaatttgaaaagtcacaaaatatgtgtgtttgagcacataaagtactatttttcttggaaattcaacaatatgcagtcacgatgtgttatgacatcttcaaaatctcgttgaggtgattaatttaacactctgtttaacaaatttggtcctcatttgccgaagttatcgagcttcaaagtttgaaaagtcacacaaattgtgtgtttgagcacataaagtactatttttcttggaaattcaacaagatgcaatcatgaattgttgtgtcattttaaagatctcgtcgagctgattaatttgacactttgtttaacaaatttggtcttcatttgccgaagctatcgagcttcaaaatttgaaaagtcacaaaagttgtgtgtttgagcacataaagtactatttttcttggaacttcaacaagatgtaatcatgatgtgttgtgacatcttcaaaatctcgttgaggtgattactttgacactttgtttaagaaatttggtccacctttgccaaagttatcgagcttcaaagtttgaaaagtcacaaaagttgtgtgtttgagcacataaagtactatttttgttggaagttcaagaagatgcaattctgatgtgttgtgtcatgttaaagatctcgtcgagctgattaatttgacactttggttaacaaatttggtacacatttgccaaagttatcgagcttcaaagtttgaaaagtcacaaaagttgtgtatttgagcacataaagtactatttttcttggaagttcaacaagatgtaatcatgatgtgttgtgacatattcaaaatctcgtcgagctgattaatttgacactttgtttaagaaatttgttcctcatttgccgaagtcatcgagcttcaaaatttgaaaagtcacaaaatatgtgtgtttgagcacataaagtactatttttgctggaagttcaagaagatgcaattctgatgtgttgtgtcatgttaaagatctcgtcgagctgattaatttgacactttggttaacaaatttggtacacatttgccaaagttatcgagcttcaaagtttgaaaagtcacaaaagttgtgtatttgagcacataaagtactatttttcttggaagttcaacaagatgtaatcatgatgtgttgtgacatcttcaaaatctctttgaggtgattactttgacactttgtttaagaaatttgttcctcatttgccgaagtcatcgagattcaaaatttgaagagtcacaaaatatgtgtgtttgagcacataaagtactatttttcttggaagttcaacaagatgcaatcacgatgtgttgtgacatcttcaaaatctcgttgaggtgattaatttgacactctgtttaacaaatttggtcttcatttgccgaagctatcgagcttcaaagtttgaaaagtcacaaaagttgtgtgtttgagcacataaagtactatttttctgggaagatcaaaaagatgtaataatgatgtgttgtgacatcttcaaaatctcgtcgagctgattaatttgacactttggttaacaaatttggtacacatttgccaaagttatcgagcttcaaagtttgaaaagtcacaaaatatgtgtgtttgagcacataaagtactatttttcttggaagttcaacaagatgtaatcatgatgtgttgtgacatcttcaaaatctcgttgaggtgattaatttgacactctgtttaacaaatttggtcctcatttgccgaagttatcgagcttcaaagtttgaaaagtcacacaagttgtgtgtttgagcacataaagtactatttttcttggaaattcaacaagatgcaatcatgatgtgttgtgacatattcaaaatctcgtcgatctgattaatttaacactttggttaacaaatttggtacacatttgccaaagttatcgagcttcaaagtttgaaaagtcacaaaatatgtgtgtttgtgcacataaagtactatttttcttggaagttcaacaagatgcaatcacgatgtgttgtgacatcttcaaaatctcgtcgagctgattaatttgacactttgtttaacaaatttggtcttcatttgccgaagctatcgagcttcaaagtttggaaagtcacaaaagttgtgtgcttgagcacataaagtagtatttttcttggaagttcaacaagatgcaatcacgatgtgttgtgacatcagtAGTTGAGCTAGGGGGGTTACAGATCAAATGTGCCGTTTTCGCACATCcgctaacgttatttttgctcCGTTGACGTTATATTTGTCGTTCCGTTAAATTAACGTATGGGGAAAATGGGGGAGTTTTCGcgccgttaacgttattttagtggtttattgatttagcggtgtattgcgaaaactgtatttgtcgttacgacaaaattaacatggagtcttatgggaaaaactttgtcgttacgctaaagttgacgttaaacgtatctccatctctctcctgtaacgttatttttgtcgttcctttatttatttcttgaaaggtGCACTGCGAAAACTATTGGTTGTTTTTATAGTTTTCGcaccgttaacgttattttagtgatttattgatttagtggtgcattacgaaaactgtatttgtcgttacgacaaaattaacatggagtcttatgggaaaaactttgtcgttacgttaaagttgacgttaagcgtatctccatctctctcgtgtaacgttatttttgtcgttccgttatttcattctttaaaggtacattgcgaaaactgttggttgtttttagagttttcgcaccgtGAACGTTATTTGTGTTATTAGGTGATTAGGTGGTGAATTGCGGAAACTGtgtttgtcgttacgacaaaattaacatggagtcttatggcaAAAGTTATGTCGTTACGTCAAGGAAGTTACGTTACAATCTCTCCCTGTGGAGTGGGCGTGTCGGTACAGGTCCGGGTTGAGCGCCTTGAGACAGGTCCGTACTTGGGGAACTTCTGTAGAGTGACTGGAGCGTGGAGTGGGTGCTCAAGGtaagtaaacgaaaaaatgctctcttaatttttattagcacaTAATACAAAcataacattaatataatctagaaattttgcaatatataTAAGTGAACTTTAAACTAAGGCTGTCCGTGACGTATGTTACTGAGGCTATAGTGTCCGTAAGGTAGAGTATCAAAGctgtttgataaaatttgtcgTTTGTCATCATAAggatttaaagcaattttattttgttcaacgctataaatttcatgattATAGGAACGAATAGACCATTGGGTTACCgaagtgattttaaaattttttaagcattcgACGTAAtcgttaaaagttaatttgttaCGGACAATAGTATGTTTCACTCCTTTCGCTTTTTTGGTAACCTTTccatcttgaattttaaaactgtacaTTTTTGACCTGAGTCcaacaaaatgagaaataatttttccattagctTCATCCTTCATTAGTCCtaagacttttttatttgtcggAGGGATATTGTATGGATTGTTGGTAGGATAATCGgaagtatcaaatttcgtTAGATCTCTCTTTATGATTTCTTCATAAACGTCATTACAACAGAGTTCGTAAATAAAACTGTCGGTGTCCATGTACATGAGCTTGCACCGATCAACTCCCATTTTCGGTAGCATGTACTCATAATGAAAATCGTACATGTATATTTTAGACAAGTCTAAAATTGCCATGCCTATGTACAGTGGTTTATTGAAACAGATTGAAGACTTTTTCAGTTCAATAATAACAAGGTTTTCATCTAGAATTAATCTGCTATGAAACCTAGgactagaaataaaattttttgcaccATAACGTCCTTCCcaagatttaacaattttaactacGCGGTgctttcgaatattttccatcGTTTTCCCAAACACCGCGTTATTAAACagcttgaataaatttttttcaaaagttgattGAGCTTGTGTTCGAAACCCgttatttaattcaatataagATTTTAACCATGGTGACtggttaaactttaaaattttgtgaatttttgtcGGAACTAATCCATGTTTtaacatttgctttaaattcctataatgaacaatataattttgtttatgaaacagaGTGGTCATTAATTTGGGTAATTTCGATTGTGGCGGTTTAAGATGTTCAGGTGCGAAAGGAAAGTCCTTATGCGTGTCATGTAACTTATTTGGGTACTGTAAATCTACCTGCAAAATATACCCTACGGGGGAATCGTCAGGAATAGTTAATACGTCAAAATTGGTATCTTCTATCCATTCGAAGCCTCCGTAAGGTAAAGGTTCACACATTGCCTTTCCGTACAAATTGTTCACATCTAGGTAAAGAAGGTATTTAGACGGTTTTACAGGATCATAGTCAAACATGTACTTGTTGTTTGCTTCTGAATATCTACTGCTACACACAGAAACGCCACCACGAATacctttttcaataaacattatttgatcGATATCGTGTAATAACTCCAACTTGCATTTAGTGTACTTTAACATACAGTCCCAAGTATATCCGGGCATGGTAAAATACCATGAAGGATCGAGATTATGAGttgaaatacaatttaatctgaaatgttcaaaaatatcagctAAAAGTATAAcatcagtttttaaatacaaatctgAATATTCTCCCAAAGtctgaatattaaaagaatCCCATACCTTCGATGCATGGCTATATTTTTCGTCGTCAATATGCGAATCTTCTAgtttattatagaaatattcCTTGGATGGtaaagttttttcatcaaGTTTATCAATACTATCAATATAATCGTAGCAAAACACACCTTTACACGTtaagagtttaaatttttcttccgtcacatctaaaaattgactttttaaaagttttaaattttcgggTTGCATCGATTTTGCAAGTTCATCGAGAGAAGCCCCCAAAAATCTATACGAATCAATATAGCgaaatttaatgtcattttctgTTACATGATGGgtgaatgaaatatatttttctttgttaatagGTAGTACACTTAAACatccttttttacataaaagtttgatttaaaaaatgagaatcgTATCCGGAAAGATTCTGGAAAATTATCGGCACCACAAACTgcttacgaaaatttaaattgcatactGAATGAGCAAATCCTCTGAAAATACCCGTGAAATGATCATGATCTCGAATAATTTCATCTTTAGGGGAAAACGGTTTTTCACAAATGTGACACCTTTTAGCCATTGATAAATCAAGTTGGATGTTCATTGGagtgtttttctttgtttcattataaataaatttcgacagttcaatcatttcattaacaaacCATTCAACACAGTTAGTACCTCGAAACATTTTGAACTGAGATAAAGAGTCATTATATGCACATTTGATGAAATATCCTACACTAAAAGGAATGTGTCTTTGATATTTACCTAAATCATTCGAGAAAGAAACGTTTTCCAATTGACTTTCGAAATcagcataaataacaaatggggctttttgttgataaacatgatttttaaactCTATAAAGTCGTATTTGGGAAACGAAATATGACAGTCATTCAACTTAGTGCACAATACTTcatgtgttaataatttttgatggttggaaaaataatttaaacatctatcacaaataaatttacgttgtttatgtttgtttaactGACTGGATAATAATCGTGATAAATCTTTAATCCAGCAATAGTGATAGATAATATTGGTATCTTCTTCTTCTACTACTGCATCTGTGGGAACCGGATTATAGTCATTTAATTTAGGATAATATTTGTTctgaattaaaagcaaattaatatgtttgtttagtttttgaggtgTTAATCTGACTGGAACTACTGCATAGAATGTTGTCGGTACCGTTGACATTTCTAAAGCGTAAACATTTACCGATAtatcgtttaatttttcaaatttatatattttgtttaaaggcataggcatttctaaatttgtggTATTTAAAACAGTGCTGTAATGTGGATATGAAGTAATacgattattgttatttataacaGGATAAATAGCACTAACAATCGACCAATAGAAACAGGCTTGAtcgtcattttgaatattaatgcaagcccgtttctttgaaatttctttaggtaatttgataaaagttgAACCGCtacccatttcaaatttattaatattaatttctaaataatcgattttttgtaAAGCAAAGCCTGAATCACGTTCCTGAAATTCTGACAGTTGGTTTAATACTTGATCTTGGATATTTTCGCGAAACCAGCCAAGTAAATTCGTTCCCACATCAATGATTGCAtagtttgtattaaaatagaaaatgttaattatttccttatccccagattttttaataaactcccCACAAAATGTGGAAGCTACCTTAATAActggattttgttttaaaaactcttttatcttcgtttcaaataaaagagaagAATCGTTTAAGAATTGATTTATATCCTTatgcgtcaaattaataataacattcgATGTTACATTTTGATTGAAACATGAAACCACGTTTTCCCACGAAATCCTACTTTCAACATTACTTGTTTCTCGATTTAATCCCTCtatattttctagttttagtcgaagtagttttttaattacatttaattgatGTAAATTTGTCTGCAATTTGCGGTGCATACGATATGGTAAACCACCTTTAccgattaaattattacaaaggataatcaatttttgcacTCGGTTCAACCAAACAGTTAGGTTTCtcttacataatttattaatttggtgtctaatttttttaaaacctgtaATAACATCTAAGgattttttcaacaagttaTCCGGATCCATGATACAATACCCTTtctgttgctgctgctgctgctgctactAATTCTTCAAGCCAAAcagatttcgaataaaatcagCGGATTCGGATGTCCTATGTCTTTTGTTCCCCTAAAGACAAGGGCGTATTTTCCTTCGACAAAGTTATGCAGCTGCGGTTCAAACGTCTCAGTCACTCTTCGAGGGAGGAATACCACAGTGGTTTCCaagtgtaataaaatgtttttaccgtATTTGGTATTCGAAAGTGTAGCTTTAtagatcaaatatttttcattaattgttaaatcttGTAGTTTAACCAGTGCTTTATCATTCTTTACAAGACACACTTGgtttagtttttccaaatccattctgttttaaaatttaaagactttagtcatttacagttaaaaaaactttcacttaCGTTAAACACTGCAAAATCAAACACCgtaaaaactttcaagtttGACTGTCTGCAACAATCTCCTTTACTTCCACTCACATTAACCACTGTAAATTCAAACACTATGAACCTTTAAGTTTGACTATCTGCAATAATCTACTTTGCGATATTCCCAGATGGAATTATTTATACCTCTGCGGATGCAatcttcctttaaattaaaagtattgaTATATTTCATCGGGAAAAATAAACTGGTTTCATGTtgcaaatataaatcattttcatgggATTATGTAAATTAGTCTTTAATACTAGGAAATATAGAACTTAAATTCTCTTAAATTATTCCCCGGATAGAAGTACTGACTCCTGTATATGGACTAATTGCATCATTCTcggattgtatttttatttacacctcTTTGCAGATGCTGTCTTCCTTTAAATAGAAAGTATTggtatattttatgttacaaatataaataattttcatgggATTATGTCAATTAGTCTTTAATGAAAGGAAATATAAATCTTACATTCTATTGAATCATTTTGaactggaaatattaatttttatagttaattttaatatccccGCTAATCGAAACTTAAACGTAACAACGTAAAGTCTGCAAACAATATggacacatcttttgcgatgACGGTGGACCATCTATATGAACGTGAACTTCAGGTCGATTGTAGTGAACGAAACATGGCAGCCTTATTTGTAGCTCATAATTGCTAGTATATTCATAGGGTAACTTACTCCAAATATTTAGAAGATCTATGCAGTCtacttgtttcaaaaaatactcgagcggaagacattttaattcttcacTTTTCAATTGTTTAATATCTTTGCTTCCAATTAAAAAGTCAACCAAGTTTTGTGTTGTGTTCATCTTAGTCGTGTAACATAAATATACTGAGGTagttagaaaattgttaatatttaaatatgagaGCATATTGGGGAGGGGCAAACGATATATAGTAAAAAAGctttatattttctacaaaaattttattctctatttaAATCCTGCACAACTTtgacataataataatataggtATTCCTTAAGGGCACTACTTAGTAGCATATTTCCCATACATTTATCGCAAATTAAGTTATACAATTCTAATAGTGGTTTTCTATTAACATTGTTTGCGATGCACCAAGGTTTAAgtacatttattatattgtaataaaaagtacaaaaatgcAGATCATTCAATATGACCAACCGTTGGCGAATAAGGTGAAaatcaatgtgaaaaatttgatgtacatctttttctgttaaatagaaacttacacaatatttagatattttcaatacttttccAAAATCACCATCAGTATTGGTAAATCCAATCATTTGATTCACTTCGATAAAATCACCACATGGAAAGGTTACCACGTCACCCGAAACCGTAGggtcattgaaaaaatcacacatcttttcgtgcagaacatttaaaaatgtgatcCATTCAAATTCACTGAATgatattttaccaatttttgtcGTTTCAGATAATGTAATAACCGAACTGAATGTTCGCGCCGGACTTAAACCACATTCGATTCGATATGAATCCGTATAATATGATGCATTTAGTAGATGGAAGGATTCTTTTCTagcggcatcttcaaacttttgTATACATTCTTCGAGTTGACGATCGTAACGAATCGGGGATGAAGAAGTTGCACAGTCGTAATCATCATCACTTTTATGAGAAATCATTTTGTCACTATAACACTACGTTAATATTTAAGACGCACATGTTCTTCTCTTTAACTATTGAACgcttatgaaattatttcagtttatgTCGTTAAGTGTCCCCCATTCCCACTGTTTCAACTTGTTCTAACTTGTCTACAGACAAATTCGTATAAGGTTATTAACCccgtaattttctttttatcataacacaatgaaaaaagtgtcTTTTTGCGAGAAGAACAAAGTCTTCAAACTGGTTGTATGGAGTTTTGCTTACAGGGAGGCTAGAAAAAGTGATTATCTAGCTGTGCATATTAACAGAATCcactttcaaagaagaa containing:
- the LOC136349735 gene encoding uncharacterized protein; translated protein: MHRKLQTNLHQLNVIKKLLRLKLENIEGLNRETSNVESRISWENVVSCFNQNVTSNVIINLTHKDINQFLNDSSLLFETKIKEFLKQNPVIKVASTFCGEFIKKSGDKEIINIFYFNTNYAIIDVGTNLLGWFRENIQDQVLNQLSEFQERDSGFALQKIDYLEININKFEMGSGSTFIKLPKEISKKRACINIQNDDQACFYWSIVSAIYPVINNNNRITSYPHYSTVLNTTNLEMPMPLNKIYKFEKLNDISVNVYALEMSTVPTTFYAVVPVRLTPQKLNKHINLLLIQNKYYPKLNDYNPVPTDAVVEEEDTNIIYHYCWIKDLSRLLSSQLNKHKQRKFICDRCLNYFSNHQKLLTHEVLCTKLNDCHISFPKYDFIEFKNHVYQQKAPFVIYADFESQLENVSFSNDLGKYQRHIPFSVGYFIKCAYNDSLSQFKMFRGTNCVEWFVNEMIELSKFIYNETKKNTPMNIQLDLSMAKRCHICEKPFSPKDEIIRDHDHFTGIFRGFAHSVCNLNFRKQFVVPIIFQNLSGYDSHFLNQTFIFLGASLDELAKSMQPENLKLLKSQFLDVTEEKFKLLTCKGVFCYDYIDSIDKLDEKTLPSKEYFYNKLEDSHIDDEKYSHASKVWDSFNIQTLGEYSDLYLKTDVILLADIFEHFRLNCISTHNLDPSWYFTMPGYTWDCMLKYTKCKLELLHDIDQIMFIEKGIRGGVSVCSSRYSEANNKYMFDYDPVKPSKYLLYLDVNNLYGKAMCEPLPYGGFEWIEDTNFDVLTIPDDSPVGYILQVDLQYPNKLHDTHKDFPFAPEHLKPPQSKLPKLMTTLFHKQNYIVHYRNLKQMLKHGLVPTKIHKILKFNQSPWLKSYIELNNGFRTQAQSTFEKNLFKLFNNAVFGKTMENIRKHRVVKIVKSWEGRYGAKNFISSPRFHSRLILDENLVIIELKKSSICFNKPLYIGMAILDLSKIYMYDFHYEYMLPKMGVDRCKLMYMDTDSFIYELCCNDVYEEIIKRDLTKFDTSDYPTNNPYNIPPTNKKVLGLMKDEANGKIISHFVGLRSKMYSFKIQDGKVTKKAKGVKHTIVRNKLTFNDYVECLKNFKITSVTQWSIRSYNHEIYSVEQNKIALNPYDDKRQILSNSFDTLPYGHYSLSNIRHGQP